The sequence below is a genomic window from Mycobacterium heidelbergense.
TACCGCGTTCCAGCGCCTCGACCGGTGGGGTGTTCAATAAGTCAGCCAGACGTCAGCCTCGCGGAGCGAACGGATTTAGCGAAGGTCACGATCGTTGCCTCACTTTGTCGGACAGCTCTCCTTGCTGCATGGCTGGTTGCCACCAGTGGTGCAGGCCCTCGCGCTGCTCGTGGCGCTCAGCGCGATCGGCTGGCGCAGGCGGCGTTGGCGTGGCTGGGCGCTCCCGGTGGCGCTGGTCGGCGCGGCGGCGGTGACGGCGCTGTCGCACTGGTACATCACGTCGTTGGGCGTGGCCGGGGACCCCGCACCAGCGTCGTTGTGGCTATGGATCGCGATGAGCGGACTGACGGCCGCGGTGCTTTTGCTCGGATGGCCGGGTGCCCGTTGGTGGCGGCGCGGCCTGGCGGTGCTTTCGGTGCCGCTGTGCGCGTTGTGCGCGGCCCTGGCGTTGAACGGCTGGGTGGGCTACTTCCCCACGGTGCTCGCCGCGTGGAGTCAGCTGACGTCGGGGCCCCTACCCGACCAGATCGATCGCCTGCGCGTCACCGAAATGCAGGTCGCGGGGACCAAGCCGACCAAGGGCGTGGTGGTACCGGTGAACATCAACGCCAACGCGTCGCACTTTCCCCATCGGCCGGAATTGGTGTACCTGCCCCCGGCCTGGTTCAGCAGCAACCCGCCACCCCGGCTGCCAGCGGTGATGATGATCAGCTCGGCGTTTAACACCCCCGCGGACTGGCTCCGCGCCGGCGGCGCTTTCGACACCGTCGACAATTTCGCCGCCCATCATCAGGGCTTCGCGCCGGCGCTGGTGTTCGTCGACGCCACCGGCGCGTTCGACAACGACACCGAATGTGTCAACGGAAGCCGCGGCAACGCCGCCGATCACCTGACGAAAGAGGTCGTGCCGTTCGTCGTCTCAAACTTCGGGG
It includes:
- a CDS encoding alpha/beta hydrolase, yielding MPHFVGQLSLLHGWLPPVVQALALLVALSAIGWRRRRWRGWALPVALVGAAAVTALSHWYITSLGVAGDPAPASLWLWIAMSGLTAAVLLLGWPGARWWRRGLAVLSVPLCALCAALALNGWVGYFPTVLAAWSQLTSGPLPDQIDRLRVTEMQVAGTKPTKGVVVPVNINANASHFPHRPELVYLPPAWFSSNPPPRLPAVMMISSAFNTPADWLRAGGAFDTVDNFAAHHQGFAPALVFVDATGAFDNDTECVNGSRGNAADHLTKEVVPFVVSNFGVSADRANWGIAGWSMGGTCAVSLTVMHPDMFSAFVDIAGDVRPNVGPKEQTIARLFGGNPTGWTAFDPVTVMNRHGHYTGVSGWFDVPASSGPHNVAQEATPTLATPSADPAANPEGQDAAANTLCAVATANGITCAVVTQPGRHDWPFAAQAFAASLPWLAATLGTPGVEPVPLPQRGGGAPH